The following is a genomic window from Prevotella nigrescens.
GCACCATCTGACCGATTTGCTAGGCAAGGTTGTGCTGCTGGACTTCCACGCTTTTTCACTGCCAGATTCGCCGGAATATATTATGCAAATGCGCGAACTGTACGATAAATACCACGCAAAAGGCTTGGAAATATATATGGTGTCGCTCGACGAAAACGAACATTTCTGGAAAGAAAGCGTGGCAACCCTGCCATGGATTAATGTCTACGACAATACAGGAATTAGCGAAGCGTACACCAGTGCAGCTACAGCAACACCTATTATCTACCTTATCGACCGCAGCAATACCGTTGTTAGAAACCCTGCACAGATTAAGAACTTGCCTAAAGAAATAGAAGCACTGCTCTGAAGCAGGCTTACAGCACAATGAACAACGCGCTACTATTTCCACATTCCGTAGAAACAGTGGCGCGTTTCCGTGTCTATAAGCTTTGTAGGGTATGGCTTTCGTTATAACGTATATTGCTTTAAAACACACCCTTCCATATCGTAGGCAGTGAAAGTTCCCCCTTCATACGTCATAAACGTAGCCACATTGCCACCTTTCGGAAAGGTTATCGAGCCTGTATTGCAGATAACCGTACCTGCTTCGGGCGTTATTTCCCACAGGTGGGTGTGTCCATAAACCACGGCATCGAACTTTCCTTTGGGCATATTCTCCTTATTATATATATGCCCATGGGTAAGAAACAGCTTCTTGCCTTCGTCTACCAACAATACATAATCGCCAAGAATAGGAAAGTTCAGCAAC
Proteins encoded in this region:
- the yfcE gene encoding phosphodiesterase; the protein is MKYLLVSDIHGCRPALEKVLKFYDEQHCDMLCILGDILNYGPRNSIPEGLDPKGIVELLNARAKDVVAVRGNCDAEVDQMLLNFPILGDYVLLVDEGKKLFLTHGHIYNKENMPKGKFDAVVYGHTHLWEITPEAGTVICNTGSITFPKGGNVATFMTYEGGTFTAYDMEGCVLKQYTL